TGGTTTAACATGACCTCAACTCCTTCTTATGATAAAAGTTCTTCTTGCTTATAGTATATATTCTCGACCCAAACATGTGTGAGAATGTCAATCTTTTTCCCAGGTCTTTTTTGTGTAAGCGGATCAGCAATCAAATCGAGCAATCTAATGATTCCTGGCTCTTCATGTGTTCCAACAATTACAGGGTGCTCTTTGTCGACTTTTAGAATGGATGCTAATTCCTCTTTTTCGCGCTGGCTGGCAACGTATGACATTCGATAATTTTCATGTTCTAAGCTGCCACGCACATGCAACGGCTGGCCTGGGCGGATAATTTTATGCGCCAGCTGCCAATCCTGCGTTCTCCAGATGCACCGGATCACATCAAACCTTTCACTGTTACTTCTGCGAACCATTAGTTTAAAACATACCTTATAATCATCTACTGCATTTTTTACCCATGGTTTAATATCTGCTTCTTGAAACACAATGCCTTGCAAAATAGCTCGGTTTTGATATTCTTCGGTTCCTTGGACAACGGAGTCTGCTAATATGTGAAGTTTAGATGTAGTCTGCATGTTTTGAAATATCTCTTTGTTATAACACTCAGTTCCTAACAAGCCGATCATTGTTTCATATTCAATGTATTTTTTTGAGTACATATGGAGTGCTGAAAATACCTTGTCCAGGAGCGGCGAAGCAAAATCAACTTCCAACAGTTCTGCAACTTTATTTCTATCGGCAGCATTGTACTGTCTTGTTGGTAAAATTACTTCTCTGATCTCGCCAACGATATTAACAAAATCGTTTTCCAAAACCATCTGCGATGCTTCTACTGCTTTTTCCCCATACATCATAACAGACAGTCTTGATAAAAATGGCACACTTCGTTTTTGATCGGTACCTTCTATTGGAACAAAGCCTTTTTTAGTTGGGCTTTCGCAGCCAACAATACATCTCCACCGATTAAGGATTTCCGTATCCGTATACATTACTTCCTGCAGGTTAGGACTGGTTTTGTAGGTCCCTTGTAATGTAATTTGATTGAAGTGCATTACCTTTTCATTTTCCGGGGTGAAAACCTTTGAATATACGGCTCCCATTAAATTGTTTTCCATTGTTAAATTCCTCCTTATCGATTTTGATTTATCTTTAAGAATAAGTTATCCATTTTAGTTTGATCAGCCCTTCATTGAAAGAATTTGAAAATTTAAGGTTTCTTGAATAAATTATAAACTGTCTTTCCTCTTCTGTGATCATTCCTTTGGTTAATAAGGCATCTTCAAATGATTTTTCTTCTGCTTCCAGGATTTCCGGTATGTATTCACCGGGGTACATAAAAACCGTATCTACAATTTCCCTTCCTGCCGTGTCTATTCTATGTTTAGGATGTATGAATAGCGATCGTATTTCCCACAACCCATTCACAGATCGGTCATTGGTCAGGAGTAATTGATATAATCTGTTTTTGTATATGTGATGGCGTGCTAAGCCAAATACATCATCTACTGAATCACTGTAACTCATCCAGCCCAAAATGTAATTGAGTCCAGGGCATTCTATTGATTTATGAGCTAATCGTTGCTTAAATAAATCAATCTGCATATATTCGCCCAGACTCATCCCTCTTCCACCTCCTTCTTTTTATACTCCCCCTTTTTTAGTATACGGAGAAATTTTCAGAACGAAGGCAAAGACTGAATTTTTTTTAAAAATATTCCTCGTGTCGCGTTTTTTGAAATTCTGAAAAACATTTTTTGAAATTCAAAAATTACACAGCATTTTTTCTCTTTTTCCTATTTTATTAAAAGCAAAGTGTGTTTTTTGAAATTCCGAAAACCATTTTCTGAAATTACAAAAACAGTGCTAATCCATATTGCATTCCTTAAACAGTTCTTTATACCGTTCGTAAACTAATTGCCTACCAATCATTCCTTTTTCCATTCTCTTAATTTCTTCGATTGTTACATTACATCCAAGGATCTTTGCCATTTCCTTGACGGTTTTATTTAACCTACGTCTACACAGGCCTAATTCCTCGGGAGAAGGTAGTTTTCTTTTTCCCAAATAGTCTCGCGTTGCCTTCTCGATGTTTTTTAGTTCCTCGTCCATCACAAAGATTTTACTTTTACATTCGGGACATTTTGACGTTATCTTTTTGACCTGGATAGGTTCAAAGCGAACAATATACTTTCCTTTTTCTTCTTCAGTAACCAGTTCGATCATCTTCCCGCAAAACGGACACATTCTTTTCATCTTCTTACCTCCCTAGTTTTTTCTCAGCTCTTTTTCCATTTTCTATTTCTCACTTTTTATATTAGACGATGCAATTAACCCCATTTAGAAAAAAAGAGAAAAACGAAGCAATTAACAGTATTAAAGGGAAGATTATTACGCATAATTCTTTTTGAACAAAAATAAACCACAACAACCAAATATCCATATTCGACGCAAGAATGGTACGATGCAAATATATAAGAATAGTAGTTAAAAATAAATTTCAATTCAAGGGAGACATATACCAACTTTCCGATTATAATATAACACGAGCAACTTCACGATGTGGGGAATGAGAGAATTTTACTGAATACTAAAATAAGCATGATTATGTTAAATTAAAGCCTTTTCCAATACTTGTAAATATAGCGTTATTAAGTTAGGATAAAGATAAAATCAAATACTCAATCAATTAAATAAAAATACAAAATATAAAGTGTGGTGACACGGATGATCCGGAGTAATGTACCTGTAGTCTTCGCGTTAACCAACCAGTTACACCAAATAGATATACTTAAACTATCTAATTGGACTATACCACAAAATCCAGCATTTGATGCCGATACGGTAATAACTCAGTTAGAAGAAAGCAATCTACCGGCAATGAGACAAGTGGTTTTCGACTTTTATGAATCAACCGTATCATGCTTAGAAAAATTTGCAATTGAACTAAAACAAAATGCAACAAAAGGAAAAGAAGTTTTAATCTTGCAAGATTGTTTTAAAACCTTACTGATTCAATTACTGTTTATTAACCGTTCAACACAAATAGTGATGTCGGTTACCTGGAAAGAATTTTTAGCATTGGCCGTTATGGGCCAAATTGGCCCAATAATATATGGACGATTGATGAATCATTGTAGCGATGAAGACGAATGGAAAATTTTTAACCAAATGGCTAAAGTATCCGACGAATTTCTAAAGCTTGCTTTTGTAACGACACAAGATGCAGCTTTCGGTAAGATTCAAATGATGATTCGTCAGAGTTTGAATTGAAAAGTGTTTCGACTGGAATAAATAATTTAAAAGAATAATTTTAGCCAAACTAAAGCATAAAAGTACCTGAATAAAACCAGGTACTTTTATGCTTTTTTGTATAAATGAACCGTATAAAATTAAAAATTTATTGAAATATTTAAAGGCAACTGTTTTGAAGTCTCTAAAGAATAATGATATAATGACGCTAATATTACTTTACCGTAAGTTTTCGCACTATTTTTTATGACAAAAGAGGCAGCAGGAAACAGTGTAAAACATCCCAATCACTTCTTAATCGGAAAGACTTTGGTCTTACGCAACGAATGCAGAACCTAGACTAAAGTCGGAAGTATAATAAAGGTTAAAGAATGGCCTTTTGACGGGTGGTGAGTAAACTGGATCAGGCAAACAACCCAAACACGGATTGGGCTTCATGGAGTCAAACCTTTCTTGATGGTCCAAATCGCCCACTGACCAGAGCTGAAGAGAAAGCGTGTCTTCAGCAATGGAAATATGGTGGAGATGTCACGGCTAAAGAAATCTTGTTCTATGCTAATATGGGCATAGTTCAAAAAGTCGTAAAAAAATTCAATACTGTCGACAGCTCCTATTCGCTGTATACCAAGGAAGATTTGAGAAACGAAGCTTACCTTGGCTTTGAACGTGCGCTTGAAAAATTTGACGTTGGAAAGAATACTCGTTTGAGTACGTATCTTGAATTCTGGTTAGTAAAGTATATCTATGAATTCATTGTGCGGAACAGCTCAGCGATCAATCTTTCAGATAACGCATTTCAACAAATTCGCGCATATTCCAATCTTCTTCAAGACTGCGAAATGAACTGTAAAATCATGACAGACGAGGAAATGTCCGAAGAGCTGGATATGAGCGTTGCCGTAATACGGAATGTACGAGCTGTTCATCAATTAACATCGAACACATTTAGTATTGACGACGATACAACCATAAAGAGCAATCATTCCTCGGTATCTATTTCCGAGGCTATACCTGACGCTCGTATAAACATTGAGGAAGAAACCATTGGAAGGGTTGAACTTGAACTTCTTCAAAAAGGTCTTGAGCAATTATCACAAACCGAGCGAAAAGTAATTGAGTATCGTATTTTAGATACCCCCTGCTCTGTAACCAAAGCATCTCGCACGCTAGGACTCCTACCAAGAGAAGTTAAGATTGCTGAAAAAAACGCACTTCAAAAATTACGAAACTATCTTGAGGGAATAGCACCTAAGCACCCCTTATCGAATATGGATTAAATAGATTATCTAAGAGCGCTAGCATTAGCTGGCGCTCTTTTGCTTTTCAACTATTTCCCCAATAAAATAAACATATAAATTAAAATATGCCGACTTACGGCTAAGGAGGATTTTATTATGGCAAGTTATGAAATTCAACAGGAAATTGAACGAATCGAAAACACCCGGGACGCTTTTTTTGTGGATGTTGTAGTCCCAATGGCTTCGACTTCTTTCTCTATGGACAATGGCCCAAGACTCTGCTTTGACTATAAAGGCGAAGAGCATACAATGCTCCTGGAAGAACATGCCTTTACGCAGTATTGCGAGTTTTTGGGAATCCCTCCCCGCTATGCACAAGCCTTGGTTAAGGCTGGCGCCGAAGGCCTGCTAAACTCCAATATTATGTATTGGTCATTAAAGCAAGCCAACGAGCGCAAGATGCTGCGGCTTTGCCCTTCTAACGAAGGAAGCGAGCCTTACGCGGTTCGGGGAATTGTCTCGAGTCGTTTTTTGCGGCTAGACAATAAAAATGTTCTGGACGAACTTAAAAAAGCTCTCGAGAATCCAAGTTGCTCCGCTTTTGGGACAATGGAAGTTCATCATAGTGAAATTAGCCGTGATGAAATGCGTCTGGTTCTACTTCAAAAGAAAAGTCAGAGCCAGGAAGACCTTGGAGTGGAAATTACCATGGGCATTATTGTCGAAAACAATGAAATTGGTATGGGCGCAGCTAGTGTACGGCCGTTCTTCCATTTCAAAACCGACCAAACCTCTTTCGAAATGCCTATGCCGCTCACTCCCTACCGGAGAGCGCACCGCGGCCCGGAAGTATTTACCGGTTCCGACGACGCCGAGGTTTTTCAATGTGACGTTCCCGATCATGTCCGTATGGATATGGCCAAATCCATTGATAGAATGTTGAATCACAGTACGTTTTTAACGGCCACGACACGCATGGCCAAAGCATCCGAAACGATTATATCCATGGACGCTGTGGATCATGTATTTACGAAAGCCGGTATTAAAGCAAATGAGCGAGAAATGCTTGAACGTATTTGTGGTGGTGTAGCCTTTACAAACTGGGACCTGGTTCGCCAAATAGCGACCGCTGCCAGTCAGATTACGTCGAAAAGCCGGCGTGAAAATCTGGAAAATTGGGCCTGGACGTTACTGAATAGTGGCGTGATTAAGGCTCCCAAAAAAGAACAAGCCACCGATATGGGCGACCTGTTCGACTCTCCTGTTGAAAAAATCGATGCAGAAGAAACTCAACCCGCATAAACAGAGAAGCTGCCGGCAATAGCTAGCAGCTTCTCTTCTTTATTTATTTCATTCGTTCTGGATAAGCTCGTCGTAGCCCCGGCTTAGTAATCAGCCATTCACCGCGGCCCCCCTCCACCTTACGCACGTCCAGTTTATTGAATTTTGCTCCAAGAACACAATGCTTGCGGACCGTAATAACAGCCAAATTGACTTTTTCTGCCGCTTCCCCCACGACCATAACCTTATGCACTATCTTTTCTAGTTCAAATAATTTAGCGTAAGCCGCATAAAGGATTTCACTATTTAATCTCTTTGCCGTATCTTCCCATGACTCCGTTAAAGCAGCATCCCATTCCCCTATTTGAACCAGATAGGAATGAACTAAAATAAATAGTTCATTGGCGCTACGGCATTTTTGAATTTTCTCTATCGTCATAAGGACGCCCTCCTTAAAAAGACTTACTTTTCTCCGGTCTCGATCGATAAGGCCACTTAATTGAAAAACAAATTCCTTACTAAAATAATACCATACTTTCCCGTGAAAAAGGACGAGCTTAATGCGCATTTTTATTAGCGATAATATCAATAAGCATTATTAAGCTACTTGGTTAAGATAATTAAA
The sequence above is a segment of the Anaeromusa acidaminophila DSM 3853 genome. Coding sequences within it:
- a CDS encoding sigma-70 family RNA polymerase sigma factor, whose amino-acid sequence is MSKLDQANNPNTDWASWSQTFLDGPNRPLTRAEEKACLQQWKYGGDVTAKEILFYANMGIVQKVVKKFNTVDSSYSLYTKEDLRNEAYLGFERALEKFDVGKNTRLSTYLEFWLVKYIYEFIVRNSSAINLSDNAFQQIRAYSNLLQDCEMNCKIMTDEEMSEELDMSVAVIRNVRAVHQLTSNTFSIDDDTTIKSNHSSVSISEAIPDARINIEEETIGRVELELLQKGLEQLSQTERKVIEYRILDTPCSVTKASRTLGLLPREVKIAEKNALQKLRNYLEGIAPKHPLSNMD
- a CDS encoding helix-turn-helix domain-containing protein — encoded protein: MTIEKIQKCRSANELFILVHSYLVQIGEWDAALTESWEDTAKRLNSEILYAAYAKLFELEKIVHKVMVVGEAAEKVNLAVITVRKHCVLGAKFNKLDVRKVEGGRGEWLITKPGLRRAYPERMK